GAGAAATGACCCTGGGTTCCATGAGAGTTAAAAAGAAAGTtctcatacattatatgttaataaaaaataaataaaatttgcaaagaaggggggaaaaagaagaaggttCTCAGCAGCACGGGAAGGATATCTTTTCTCAAATAAGGACACACTGTAAAGTGTTGCTGCATTTCAAAGTGGCCCAGCCTCAAATTTACTTTCAGGCCTGGATCTTAAAGCTTGATTTTGGGTTGTGGCAACTCCTACCTGCTCTCTGCTCACCTCTTAAAAAGGATCTGTTGGGCAGATCCCTGCctttgccttaggtcatgattctggggtcttgggatggagcccctcatcaggctccccgctcagtggggagcctgcttctccctctccctctgctgctccctgctgcttatgttctctctctctttctctctctctcatatttcttttttaaggatctGAGTAGGGCGactgagtggcttagtcattaagcatctgccttcggctcaggtcatgatcccagggttgctgggatcgagccccacattgggctccctgctcagcaggaagcttgcttctccctctcccactcaccctgcttgcgttccctctctccttgtctctttctctgtcaaataaataaataaaaatcttttttttttttaaaaaagaatctgaataaTACATGaagctgaatcttttttttttttcttctccactaGTTCTACAGAGGATTGGAGTGATGGTTTACAGGTTGCCTAGATCATGAGCTGAGGGCATCCCTGAGGAAGGGACAGCCCTGGCTGCCTTTTGCTGGGGTACTGGAGGCTCAGTAAGAAGAAATTTTCGCCTTTGAGTGAGCTGGAGGGGCCAGGACCAAACATTCTGCTCTGGCCTGATCCATCTTCCTCAGCGGCCTCCCATggccacattttccttatttttacatGAAGCAATGGTTAACATCACATTTGTAAGCCAATCCCCTAAAAGAGCAAAGGACAAGCTCAAGATCTTGAAGCTCCCACCCAGCGCCTCCAATGATACAGCTCACCTGTAGGGGAAAATCCCCCTACACTTGCTTACTTACATGTCCTGCTTATCTGTTGTGATTGTGCTGCCCTCTGCTGTCACCTCCGGGTAGAGGAACCATTTCAAACACAGCCAGTTGGTGTATGAATTGAGAATTTACTTATCTTGGAAGACTTTGGAGAGTAGCGCAGGGGACCAGATTGCGAAAAGAAGACTTTCACCCCCAGCCCATTGCCCAGGACCTGTCCTCAGTCCCTGCCTAGCTTCGTATGCTCCTCCAGTGCTACTTAAAGCAGAGACTTGCTTAGGGAAACTATTACACAGCCCCACAAAGGGCCCTGGGAATGTCCCAGAATTGGTGAATCTCACCCACCTCAGAGTCCTATACCTAGAACCGTGGGGAACCATCTCTGCCTTTTATCAGGACCCAGTTTTGGCCAACTAGGAGAGTTTTCTCTTGACCTCCATCTGTGCCCTGGCTCAAGTTCACTCGCACATGTCCCTTTGCTCCTGGCGCTGGATCAGCTCCTTGTTGCTCAGTAGGTAGTCATCAATGAATGTGAAGATTTCTTCGGGGGTGACAGGTTCCATGTAGCGTTCCCGGTCAATTCCCTGCTTGTCAATCAATACCATGTTGAAGTAGGAGGGAGTGAGGCGCTGAAATTGCCTAGAGAGAGGAGTCCACAAGGTGTAAGTAAGACCTTGTCTGGGCTTCATCCCACCATGCTCTACCCATGGACTAATCCATTCTCTACCTGATCTCTTGTCCCCACCCTGTCTCCTACCTCAAGctcctttgttttttctctgttcCGACCCTAGTCTTGCTGTTCCTTTGCATCTAACTCTGCTACACCACCCCTTCCTTACCCCAGATGGAGCAACTGTCAGGCTATGCTTCCCTCATAGGCCCCTTTAAGCAGGACTATCACATATACTCTGTGAGCTGCACAGAATAACTCCAGGGAGCACCAGACATATGTACTATGATGCAACTAGAGTTTTCTAGAGTTGGGGTGGGCATAACTGGCACAACCATACATGGCAGCCCTGATATTGGTTAATATTACCTGGTCAGCTCTTCTATTTGGAGATGCAAGTTTGCAGTCTCCTTCCTCTGTGTGTTTCCCAGGCTCTCCCCTACCTGGGACTGAATCTTTCTGTCCACACTGCAATAGCCTGAGAGGCATGTATCATTTATAGAGAACAGCAAGCAATGATAGCTTTATTGGCCTGAGTGTACATGCAGGCATTGGAGGGGTGATAATGAATAGATGATGAGAAAAGTCCACTTCTACCACTTGTCCCCAATAGTCTTCTCTTCGCCCAGGGTCCAGAGATGTGTGATTCAGATTTTAGTGCCTAAAAAGATGCCTTTTGCTCCTTTCAAGACTGAAGACAAAGAGATGAGGCCATGAGACAACAGAATCAGAGGATTCTCTGAGTCATGTTTGGGTCTGTATCTCAGCCCTGGCTATGATTCAGAGTCACCTGGGGTGCCTTATGAAAGCACCgttctgggtcacctgggtggctcagtcattaatgtctgccttccgctcgggtcatgatcccagggtgctgggattgagccctacgtcaggctccttgcttggcgggaagcctgcttctccctctctctctgcctgctgctccccctgcttgtgttcactcttttgctgtctctctgtgtcgaataaatagcgtcttttttaaaaaaaattaagtaataaataaaagcacagtcctgaggtagTTTGGAGTGGAGCCTGGTCATCAGTGTTTTACActctcccctctgcccatttGATTTTGATATTCTACCAGatattctctgtttttatctatCGCATCCAAAGAGTTCAAACACAAGGCATGCCTCAAGAGGGTAGTGTCTGTTgcttctcccccaaccctcccattGCCAGTGTCCTGCCCAGggtttctgtcccttcccctttccctgtggCCTCCAGCCTGGACCTGAGCTCCTCGATGATGTTGGCTGACAGCTGTTGCTCCCGGATGCGCCCCACCTCCTGAGGTGGCCGCCCCACCAGTTCAATGATGGTCACATGGCGCTGGTCCAGTCCACAGGTGGATTGCTAGGAGAGAAGCGAAGGTTTGATGGAATAGGTCCTTAGACTCAAACCCAAGGCTACTTAGCTGATTCTTCCTAGGACCACCCTGAGACAGTGTAGGAAAGGAGGGGCTTCTCCCCCAACCATCATCCCATGGGGTTCAACTGTCTCTTTCCTCTATCATTCCCAATGCATTTGCCCTAACAGTATTTCTTTTGTCCCAGTGAAATGTACCAAACCTGTCACACCATGCAGTGTAGAAAAGCTAAATGTAATTGATACATTGCAGGAACATAATCTTTCCTTGTTGAGTACTGCACTGGCTTTCCCCAACCAACATGGGCTCTTAACAGATGGCTGTGGTGATGTGATTATAATGGCTATTGTTTATTGAACACAAATACCCAATGCTTTGCAGGAATCAGTGAATCCTTACAACACCCCTAACGAGGTGGTATCATTCCTGTTCTGTAGGGGACACAGTAACTTGCCCAAATTTGCACAACAGTAAGATGCTGAGCCAAGACTCAAACTGAGGGCTGATACTGCCTGCCCAAGTGTATGCTCCTTACCACTAGGCTACATAGCCATGGCCTTCTCTCAGTCTCCAACAGTTCTCCGAAGTAGGGCTGGTGCTCTTTTCATTACCTTTTGTTGCCTTCCTCACACTGGGCAGGACACCCTATAACCCTATCCTGGCTCTTTGTCTTGCAGGGTCACCTTTGAGTCAGTTACCCAGAGCAAGGTTTTAAACAACAGTGAACACTCTGGGGCACCCAACCCCTTATTTAATCTTTGGGCTACTCCTCTAGTCTTGAACCTCAGAATCACTGTCCTTACTGGCTGCTtcctgttcctgctcttgctttctGTTCAAGCTGAGGTGTTGTCTTTGTCTGCccttttggtggggggtggggagagattgCTAGAGGCGTTAGGTTGGTTTTGGTATGGACACCCAGGATCATCCCTTTGATAGAGCTGCTGCCATCATGAGTCTCTGAATATTGACTTAACAACTTCTAAGATTTAACCTTTAGAAATCCCCCCCTAAACAGCATCTTCTCTTACCTGGGTGTCTAGACCCTTGTAGCTCCTCAGAGCTGTTTCTCTTGGTCCCAGCCCCTGAGAGCTGTTTCTCTTGGGTCTCTTGGTCCCATTAGTACTCCATGAATTCTCTTCAAGAACCTTTTTATAAGACCCAATGAGCATATCTATTGTGTCTTATCTACCTCTCCCTCCTGCACAAATGGCTTTGGCTAGGTAACGCTTAGTAATGGAGTGGGGCTTAGGGGGTAAGTAAAGGAGCTAAGCCCTAATTAGGAGGTGGGTCTCACCTGCAGCATTGAGATCTGCATTTTATAATATCGGTTGGAAGGATCAGGAGCTGAGATGATGAGGAGTCGCTGTTTCTCATAGAACTGATCCAGAAGGCCAGCAGCAGAGTTGACATTGACATTAATCTTCATAGCTAGGGCAAGAGCATATGGTCAGTTCAGAGTACAGCCTTTCCTTCATTCCAGCACAGGTAACAACACCTTGAGGAGTTGCAGTCTTTCAAGTTAACTCTTTTTGGTTGTTTCTGCCTTTCCTCCTCCAAAGTAGCCCTGATCAGTATGTCCACCCTGCTCACCCCTCTGCTTTCACTCACGGGCACAGATGGGTGGTGATCCTGACCACTGGCGGCTGGACTGGCAGACCCGGGAGGGGGTTCCTTGGCGTTCATAACCTCCATCACAGTGATATTCACAGGTGGCACCATAGTTGTCCCCTGCCGAGGTGCAGGTGAGGTAGCCATGCTGTGGTGGTTTTAGAGTTGGGCAGCGTCTCACTGTCAGGGAGGGGTTCACGTTAGGGACTATGGTATATCTTTTAGGAACAAAAGGTTAAGAGGGTACCCATGCTGTGTTTTCTAGATCAGGAGACTGAGGAGGATCAGAATGAATAGCTTCTCTGTGTTTTCAGTGGCCAAGGGTGGGGCCAGAATTTCCCTCCTAAGGAATTAAAGCTGAAATGCACACAAAGGTGTTCATAAAATCTGGAGGTGCAAGGGCGTATACACActatcataaaaaagaatatccatctgtaaaaacaaaaagtttgttTTCAGACCCTATAGACACCCTGCACAAAGATGACCATcttatgtaattaatttttaatatcaataataaattggaaaagactTGAATATCCATTAGTGGTAGAAGTGTTAAGCAAGTCAAAATATATTCTTAGAAGTAggttaataggggcacctgagtggctcagttggttaagcatctgccttcagctcaggtcgtgatcccagagtcctgggatcgagccccgcatctggctgcctgcttggcagggagtctgcttctcctttggcctgctgctccccgtgcttgtgctttctgtctctctcactctcgttatatctcaaataaataagtaaaatctttttaaaaaaagtaggttAATATgttctcattaaaaatatttctgaagaatttttaaaaagcatgagaAAACTACCTGTGTTGTAATGAAAGTGAAAAAGGGGATCTAAGATTGGTTGTACAGTATGAGCTCaactatctatttttttaagtctatgtAGATAAAAGACTGGGAGGAAAATCCCAAAAGATTAATAATAATTGCCTCTGGATGATGGGGCAATAGATACTTTCCCCCTtgtatatttatttccaaaatattcaATGATGagcatgaattatttttatagcaaacaaacaaacaaacaaacaaaaaaacccaaatcgaAACAATACAACACAACCCaaagaggaagaatcaggctgcCATCACCAACCACCAATTTCAGCAGAGGTCAAAGACTGAGAATGAAGGCTCATTAGATTTGACGATTAGAAgactaagaaaagaaataaatacagagtAGCCTCATGAATTTTATCGAGATTTAGAATGAGACAGTCTTACGGGGCAATCAGGGTTTCTGaagtgtgtatacacatgtaATGCAGCTTCCTGAATGAACCTGTATAAATgaacttgtttttttccctctcccaataTCAAAGAGTCATCTGTTTCAGTCACAGAGGGGAGAGAGTTTTGGTGGGCATGGAGAGGGTCAGGGTGGAGCAGGAATAATGAACAATGTAGAGATGGAAGACTTCTTTCTGACCTTGTACTTTCACAATGAACTTGCAGCTGGCTCGGTTATAGGCTCGATCGTAGGCAGTATATCGAATCACATGCTCTCCTTCGGGAAAGTGAGAGCCAGGCTCAGGGCCCCGAAGTGTCACCCTGCATGGGACCAGGTAAGAGAGCCATTGAGGAAGCAGACTCTTAGAACTGGGGTGTGGAGCACATCATCACGGTGGCATCAGCCTGTGAAGTGCAGTGTGGGCAGCCCAAGAAACCACTGGGAGGTGTAAGGGGAATCCGTTCCTCACCTGGTGATGGTACCATCAGCAGAATCTTTCACCAAGGGTGGGTCCCAATATACCCGAGCTGTCAGTTTCTCTGGCTCTGCCATCTTCTCCCGTGAGTGGGGACAACGGATCTTGGGGGGATCTAGGTCTACCAGGGTCAGAAATCAAGTGCTGACTCATGGGCCCCCTACCTTCCCTGGAGGGAACCCATAGAAGCAATACCTCCCCACTGGGTAGGTAAGAGACACACCGCGGTTCAAGACGCTCAGTGCAACTGGGAGAGGAAGCCCAGCACCAGGGAAAGTGACCGCTTTGTTGAGCTTGTGCCCAGCGTGCCACCCTCACAGCAAGCAGCAATGCCTCTGTGGTGAGAATTCCCCATCACCTGTGACTATAATGCCAGGGTGGCTCTTTGCCGCAGGACACATG
Above is a genomic segment from Neovison vison isolate M4711 chromosome X, ASM_NN_V1, whole genome shotgun sequence containing:
- the SRPX2 gene encoding sushi repeat-containing protein SRPX2, which produces MAGQLTQRGALSLLLFLTPAVTSTWYAGSGYYPDESYNEVYAEEVPRAPALDYRVPRWCYTLNIQDGEATCYSPRGGNYHSSLGTRCELSCDRGFRLIGRRSVQCLPSRRWSGTAYCRQMRCHVLPFITSGTYTCTNGVLLDSRCDYSCASGYHLEGDRSRICMEDGRWSGGDPVCVDLDPPKIRCPHSREKMAEPEKLTARVYWDPPLVKDSADGTITRVTLRGPEPGSHFPEGEHVIRYTAYDRAYNRASCKFIVKVQVRRCPTLKPPQHGYLTCTSAGDNYGATCEYHCDGGYERQGTPSRVCQSSRQWSGSPPICAPMKINVNVNSAAGLLDQFYEKQRLLIISAPDPSNRYYKMQISMLQQSTCGLDQRHVTIIELVGRPPQEVGRIREQQLSANIIEELRQFQRLTPSYFNMVLIDKQGIDRERYMEPVTPEEIFTFIDDYLLSNKELIQRQEQRDMCE